In one window of Hyla sarda isolate aHylSar1 chromosome 1, aHylSar1.hap1, whole genome shotgun sequence DNA:
- the LOC130276969 gene encoding uncharacterized protein LOC130276969 isoform X1 — MMYQEKMASYQKENRTPLGCKYCMRMQGKLSVHLRKVCMKTATEAEITQEVEEAKKRMRKVAESLSIVFYDSVNDKKSGFSSAQEFFVDFLERHGCIVAEKPSEKQPSDEVTEQDQSSSVTLRRKLTEAGVHKKHDVNSQMFLNFREYLAIQFSELGIRQMVENVSRYLYFMSPDEISLGFLNDPEKTKLFVSTHLRLKTTISTIKNYLNHIQQFTRFVISENFHETIGEDTKESAQAFLAELKNINEEINQKFNKKPQKIDRHLNPMDCRRVLAAAKPHVVNMFSRSVGDCGLDDKDKTITCYYLEALLILNHLRKPSVVQNLMVKDWLERKYTTYFDGSTKKRVCIVKTQGTAIALTDEEELLFSIYFKDIRPTQLAKESKTVEFFVSCKGKRVTNPCNDLKRLHEKFKMPVVSGKEAIEAFDQWADDNLCQEDRDTVNNYIHLDISRLGFSKNAVIQGMHILTTLSGGNETESSGPSHKKRRREGEEEESEEDQEEAEEEGGAESTASIEDLVDLKEESFKRLLQIYPLGLNQSPPSLSVCRQASQLNAQYCLDKWRRTQYTDRIKDVVDHFRNLPSKEQVKAYMEHQAWDTNVPRTFDILQAWRPQEPRRKEDTMEHVKALIDSQEWPGLVAVEDKKTGGHSLKTSRVFQKGEIVCDYHGVLMDGKEAEELQKTLTDEKCYSFFFQDKGKKMCINATNIPCLCHQDMLSTFGRLINHSCKRANLKPVVKHIKDGKQPVILFEAKRNLPPGTELLFDYGVRKNSFGEGKDLSWLET, encoded by the exons ATGATGTATCAAG AAAAGATGGCCTCATACCAGAAGGAAAACCGCACTCCATTGGGCTGCAAGTATTGCATGAGAATGCAAGGAAAGCTGTCGGTTCACCTCCGCAAGGTGTGCATGAAAACAGCAACTGAAGCTGAAATCACCCAAGAGGTGGAGGAAGCAAAGAAGAGAATGCGTAAAGTTGCGGAGTCTTTGAGTATTGTCTTCTATGACAGCGTCAATGACAAGAAGAGTGGATTTTCCAGTGCACAAGAGttctttgtagattttttggAGCGTCATGGATGCATTGTAGCAGAAAAACCATCTGAAAA GCAACCATCTGATGAAGTTACTGAACAGGATCA GAGTAGCTCTGTAACCCTAAGAAGAAAATTGACTGAGGCTGGTGTCCACAAGAAGCATGATGTGAATTCTCAAATGTTTCTGAACTTCAGAGAATACCTGGCAATTCAGTTCTCAGAGTTGGGCATAAGGCAAATG GTAGAAAATGTTTCCCGCTACTTATATTTCATGAGCCCGGATGAGATCTCTTTGGGATTTCTCAATGATCCAGAGAAAACCAAACTATTTGTGAGCACCCACTTGCGTTTGAAGACGACTATAAGCACCATCAAAAATTATCTTAACCATATCCAGCAGTTCACTAGATTTGTGATTTCAGAAAACTTCCATGAAACCATTGGGGAGGACACCAAAGAGTCTGCCCAGGCCTTCCTTGCAGAACTGAAGAACATAAATGAAGAGATTAACCAGAAATTCAacaaaaagccacaaaaaat cGACAGACATCTAAACCCTATGGATTGCCGCAGAGTACTAGCAGCAGCAAAGCCCCATGTGGTAAACATGTTCTCTCGGTCAGTCGGAGATTGTGGACTAGATGACAAAGATAAGACCATCACATGCTACTACCTTGAAGCTTTGCTGATTCTTAATCATCTTCGCAAACCATCTGTGGTCCAAAACCTGATGGTTAAAGATTGGCTGGAGAGGAAATATACCACCTATTTTGATGGAAGCACCAAAAAGAGGGTCTGCATTGTGAAAACACAAGGGACTGCTATTGCGCTTACGGATGAAGAGGAGCTG CTGTTCAGCATATACTTTAAAGATATCCGACCAACCCAACTGGCAAAGGAATCAAAGACAGTGGAGTTCTTTGTGTCGTGCAAAGGAAAACGAGTCACAAATCCCTGCAATGACTTAAAGAGACTCCATGAGAA GTTTAAGATGCCTGTAGTATCTGGAAAAGAGGCAATAGAGGCATTTGATCAGTGGGCTGATGACAATCTATGCCAGGAAGATAGAGACACTGTTAATAATTATATCCACCTGGACATCAGCCGACTCGGATTCAGTAAAAATGCAGTTATCCAGGGTATGCATATTCTCACCACATTGAGTGGTGGAAATGAAACTGAGAGCAGTGGACCGTCTCAtaaaaagaggaggagagaaggagaagaagaagaatcaGAAGAAGATCAAGAAGAAGCAGAAGAGGAAGGAGGAGCGGAAAGCACTGCAAGCATTGAAGACCTTGTAGACCTTAAAGAGGAGAGCTTCAAAAGATTACTTCAAATATATCCTTTAGGCCTCAACCAGtcccctccatccttaagtgtaTGTAGGCAGGCCAGCCAACTCAATGCACAATACTGCCTGGATAAATGGAGACGAACACAATATACAGATCGTATCAAGGATGTTGTTG ATCATTTCAGGAATCTTCCCAGCAAAGAACAAGTGAAGGCTTATATGGAACATCAGGCCTGGGACACCAATGTGCCAAGAACATTTGACATTCTGCAGGCCTGGAGACCTCAAGAACCGAGAAGAAAAGAGGACACTATGGAACATGTTAAAGCTTTAATAGACTCCCAGGAGTGGCCAGGACTTGTTGCAGTGGAGGATAAAAAAACAGGTGGTCACTCCCTTAAAACCAGTCGGGTTTTTCAGAAAGGAGAGATTGTATGTGACTATCACGGAGTCTTAATGGACGGCAAGGAGGCTGAGGAGCTGCAAAAAACATTGACTGATGAGAAATGCTATAGCTTCTTCTTCCAGGACAAAGGGAAGAAGATGTGCATAAATGCGACAAATATACCTTGCCTGTGCCACCAAGACATGTTGTCGACTTTTGGGAGGCTGATTAATCATTCATGCAAAAGAGCAAATCTAAAACCTGTGGTGAAACATATTAAGGACGGAAAACAGCCAGTTATTCTCTTTGAGGCCAAGAGAAACCTGCCACCTGGCACAGAACTGTTATTTGACTATGGTGTCCGTAAAAACTCATTTGGTGAAGGAAAAGATCTAAGTTGGCTTGAAACTTGA
- the LOC130276969 gene encoding uncharacterized protein LOC130276969 isoform X2 — protein MASYQKENRTPLGCKYCMRMQGKLSVHLRKVCMKTATEAEITQEVEEAKKRMRKVAESLSIVFYDSVNDKKSGFSSAQEFFVDFLERHGCIVAEKPSEKQPSDEVTEQDQSSSVTLRRKLTEAGVHKKHDVNSQMFLNFREYLAIQFSELGIRQMVENVSRYLYFMSPDEISLGFLNDPEKTKLFVSTHLRLKTTISTIKNYLNHIQQFTRFVISENFHETIGEDTKESAQAFLAELKNINEEINQKFNKKPQKIDRHLNPMDCRRVLAAAKPHVVNMFSRSVGDCGLDDKDKTITCYYLEALLILNHLRKPSVVQNLMVKDWLERKYTTYFDGSTKKRVCIVKTQGTAIALTDEEELLFSIYFKDIRPTQLAKESKTVEFFVSCKGKRVTNPCNDLKRLHEKFKMPVVSGKEAIEAFDQWADDNLCQEDRDTVNNYIHLDISRLGFSKNAVIQGMHILTTLSGGNETESSGPSHKKRRREGEEEESEEDQEEAEEEGGAESTASIEDLVDLKEESFKRLLQIYPLGLNQSPPSLSVCRQASQLNAQYCLDKWRRTQYTDRIKDVVDHFRNLPSKEQVKAYMEHQAWDTNVPRTFDILQAWRPQEPRRKEDTMEHVKALIDSQEWPGLVAVEDKKTGGHSLKTSRVFQKGEIVCDYHGVLMDGKEAEELQKTLTDEKCYSFFFQDKGKKMCINATNIPCLCHQDMLSTFGRLINHSCKRANLKPVVKHIKDGKQPVILFEAKRNLPPGTELLFDYGVRKNSFGEGKDLSWLET, from the exons ATGGCCTCATACCAGAAGGAAAACCGCACTCCATTGGGCTGCAAGTATTGCATGAGAATGCAAGGAAAGCTGTCGGTTCACCTCCGCAAGGTGTGCATGAAAACAGCAACTGAAGCTGAAATCACCCAAGAGGTGGAGGAAGCAAAGAAGAGAATGCGTAAAGTTGCGGAGTCTTTGAGTATTGTCTTCTATGACAGCGTCAATGACAAGAAGAGTGGATTTTCCAGTGCACAAGAGttctttgtagattttttggAGCGTCATGGATGCATTGTAGCAGAAAAACCATCTGAAAA GCAACCATCTGATGAAGTTACTGAACAGGATCA GAGTAGCTCTGTAACCCTAAGAAGAAAATTGACTGAGGCTGGTGTCCACAAGAAGCATGATGTGAATTCTCAAATGTTTCTGAACTTCAGAGAATACCTGGCAATTCAGTTCTCAGAGTTGGGCATAAGGCAAATG GTAGAAAATGTTTCCCGCTACTTATATTTCATGAGCCCGGATGAGATCTCTTTGGGATTTCTCAATGATCCAGAGAAAACCAAACTATTTGTGAGCACCCACTTGCGTTTGAAGACGACTATAAGCACCATCAAAAATTATCTTAACCATATCCAGCAGTTCACTAGATTTGTGATTTCAGAAAACTTCCATGAAACCATTGGGGAGGACACCAAAGAGTCTGCCCAGGCCTTCCTTGCAGAACTGAAGAACATAAATGAAGAGATTAACCAGAAATTCAacaaaaagccacaaaaaat cGACAGACATCTAAACCCTATGGATTGCCGCAGAGTACTAGCAGCAGCAAAGCCCCATGTGGTAAACATGTTCTCTCGGTCAGTCGGAGATTGTGGACTAGATGACAAAGATAAGACCATCACATGCTACTACCTTGAAGCTTTGCTGATTCTTAATCATCTTCGCAAACCATCTGTGGTCCAAAACCTGATGGTTAAAGATTGGCTGGAGAGGAAATATACCACCTATTTTGATGGAAGCACCAAAAAGAGGGTCTGCATTGTGAAAACACAAGGGACTGCTATTGCGCTTACGGATGAAGAGGAGCTG CTGTTCAGCATATACTTTAAAGATATCCGACCAACCCAACTGGCAAAGGAATCAAAGACAGTGGAGTTCTTTGTGTCGTGCAAAGGAAAACGAGTCACAAATCCCTGCAATGACTTAAAGAGACTCCATGAGAA GTTTAAGATGCCTGTAGTATCTGGAAAAGAGGCAATAGAGGCATTTGATCAGTGGGCTGATGACAATCTATGCCAGGAAGATAGAGACACTGTTAATAATTATATCCACCTGGACATCAGCCGACTCGGATTCAGTAAAAATGCAGTTATCCAGGGTATGCATATTCTCACCACATTGAGTGGTGGAAATGAAACTGAGAGCAGTGGACCGTCTCAtaaaaagaggaggagagaaggagaagaagaagaatcaGAAGAAGATCAAGAAGAAGCAGAAGAGGAAGGAGGAGCGGAAAGCACTGCAAGCATTGAAGACCTTGTAGACCTTAAAGAGGAGAGCTTCAAAAGATTACTTCAAATATATCCTTTAGGCCTCAACCAGtcccctccatccttaagtgtaTGTAGGCAGGCCAGCCAACTCAATGCACAATACTGCCTGGATAAATGGAGACGAACACAATATACAGATCGTATCAAGGATGTTGTTG ATCATTTCAGGAATCTTCCCAGCAAAGAACAAGTGAAGGCTTATATGGAACATCAGGCCTGGGACACCAATGTGCCAAGAACATTTGACATTCTGCAGGCCTGGAGACCTCAAGAACCGAGAAGAAAAGAGGACACTATGGAACATGTTAAAGCTTTAATAGACTCCCAGGAGTGGCCAGGACTTGTTGCAGTGGAGGATAAAAAAACAGGTGGTCACTCCCTTAAAACCAGTCGGGTTTTTCAGAAAGGAGAGATTGTATGTGACTATCACGGAGTCTTAATGGACGGCAAGGAGGCTGAGGAGCTGCAAAAAACATTGACTGATGAGAAATGCTATAGCTTCTTCTTCCAGGACAAAGGGAAGAAGATGTGCATAAATGCGACAAATATACCTTGCCTGTGCCACCAAGACATGTTGTCGACTTTTGGGAGGCTGATTAATCATTCATGCAAAAGAGCAAATCTAAAACCTGTGGTGAAACATATTAAGGACGGAAAACAGCCAGTTATTCTCTTTGAGGCCAAGAGAAACCTGCCACCTGGCACAGAACTGTTATTTGACTATGGTGTCCGTAAAAACTCATTTGGTGAAGGAAAAGATCTAAGTTGGCTTGAAACTTGA
- the LOC130362827 gene encoding uncharacterized protein LOC130362827 — protein sequence MTCPVCCMPNKSLSTHLKRKCMKLDTEEARKAALESAKKILVNIASKGTTIFYDKIMSLESLENVVPFLEDRGFIIAGKPTSNRNIRHERTSTSLSAATSILQVAASQVQPFPMEDDEDTLQPQEDLEVPHGNVEPEENIEDVSAETEDQYIEERASISEEDHEEEQRRREDGEVEDTDDILDSQTQRILQTKWTVDTRKKMMAEGLYQRHSLDNPMLKGFASYLKDTLKVNNYKQEVEDVARFLFYMNPKTVNLQFVKDVEKANSFFTKLRDLNLANQTIFNYLKHVRRFMTYQLRSTNLFTKHPTLYKSCDFFHKVTEDIQKRLSKGISREVVSKRYQALTTTSKTPQECRRLLDVAKPSFIQCLKDVQGGNTDRTAYLEIIYYLEALLVLKHLQRPGVVENMTVSEWKERISHSYNGEKLSIIGVKLHKTASQQVATFVLNKEEEMWFKVYFEKVRPNLVHRNAPKENFFISTSGKEIYNVSNDLLRYHKKFKLPEISSQLVRRVCETWTVPNYSDSEKNMFAKYLAHTNLTAERNYLEKTLTDICHGYQLVVQAGQVMENEPQASTSRNLESSLLHPGLPHDHLLDPKDDDSQQDEDKTSQDTLSDQDDTGWTSRAKAPSVPAMSTRSQRQRQAAPASSMSRRSRKQRQTPSASSKGLKIAGEVLGFEENESSHDEIKTTLTEAKIKLVNDVAVNVLISEGLKIAGEEVGFEEMSPAMEVHEA from the exons ATGACATGCCCTGTCTGCTGTATGCCCAACAAGAGTCTCTCTACACATCTGAAAAGAAAGTGTATGAAGCTAGACACTGAGGAGGCCAGGAAAGCTGCATTAGAATCGGCCAAAAAAATTCTGGTCAACATAGCATCGAAGGGCACTACCATTTTTTATGATAAGATCATGTCTCTGGAATCTCTGGAAAATGTTGTACCCTTTCTAGAGGACAGGGGCTTTATTATAGCAGGCAAACCAACTTCAAACAG GAATATCAGACACGAGAGAACATCTACCTCTCTGTCGGCTGCCACCTCCATATTGCAAGTAGCAGCCTCTCAAGTACAGCCATTTCCCATGGAAGACGATGAGGACACATTGCAACCTCAAGAGGATTTGGAGGTCCCACATGGCAATGTGGAGCCTGAAGAAAACATTGAAGATGTTTCAGCCGAGACCGAGGACCAATATATAGAAGAGAGAGCCAGCATTTCAGAAGAAGACCATGAGGAAGAGCAAAGAAGAAGAGAAGATGGAGAAGTTGAGGACACTGATGACATCCTGGATAGTCAGACACAGAG AATCCTACAGACAAAATGGACAGTGGATACAAGAAAGAAGATGATGGCTGAGGGGTTGTACCAACGTCATTCATTAGACAACCCAATGCTGAAGGGCTTTGCCTCCTATCTGAAGGACACTTTGAAGGTCAATAACTATAAACAGGAGGTTGAAGATGTTGCAAGATTCCTTTTTTACATGAACCCAAAGACTGTAAACCTGCAGTTCGTAAAGGATGTGGAAAAGGCCAACTCCTTCTTTACCAAGCTAAGGGATTTGAATCTAGCAAACCAGACCATCTTCAACTACCTGAAACATGTCCGGAGGTTCATGACCTATCAGCTTAGATCCACCAACCTCTTTACAAAACATCCAACTTTGTATAAGTCCTGCGATTTCTTTCACAAAGTTACCGAAGACATACAAAAGAGGTTGTCAAAAGGGATTTCTAGAGAGGTTGTCAGCAAACG gtACCAGGCATTGACAACCACTTCGAAGACACCCCAGGAATGTCGCAGGCTTCTAGATGTGGCAAAACCATCATTCATACAGTGTTTAAAGGATGTACAAGGTGGAAACACTGATCGAACAGCATATCTAGAAATAATTTATTATTTGGAGGCCCTGCTTGTATTGAAGCATCTGCAAAGACCAGGGGTAGTGGAAAATATGACT GTTTCAGAGTGGAAAGAACGTATCTCCCACTCATATAATGGGGAGAAACTTTCTATAATTGGTGTTAAGCTACATAAGACAGCTTCACAGCAAGTGGCTACTTTTGTGCTAAACAAGGAGGAAGAAATG tggtTTAAAGTCTACTTTGAAAAAGTGAGACCAAATTTGGTACACAGAAACGCTCCAAAGGAAAACTTCTTCATATCGACTTCTGGAAAAGAAATATATAATGTTTCAAATGACCTCTTGCGGTACCACAAGAA GTTCAAACTTCCGGAAATCTCTAGCCAGCTTGTCAGAAGAGTTTGTGAGACATGGACCGTTCCAAATTATTCTGATTCAGAAAAGAATATGTTTGCCAAATATCTGGCGCATACAAACCTCACGGCTGAAAGAAACTATCTGGAAAAAACCCTTACAGATATTTGCCATGGCTACCAGCTAGTAGTACAAGCAGGGCAAGTTATGGAAAATGAGCCACAAGCCAGCACCTCAAG AAATCTGGAATCGAGTCTCCTTCATCCTGGCTTGCCCCATGATCATCTTCTGGATCCAAAGGATGACGACAGCCAACAAGACGAGGACAAAACTTCCCAGGACACACTAAGTGACCAGGATGATACTGGCTGGACTTCAAG AGCAAAAGCTCCCTCAGTGCCAGCTATGTCAACGAGGTCACAGAGGCAGAGGCAGGCAGCACCAGCAAGCTCGATGTCAAGAAGATCAAGGAAGCAGAGGCAGACACCATCAGCAAGCTCTA AAGGACTGAAGATTGCCGGAGAAGTACTAGGCTTCGAAGAAAATGAGTCCAGCCATGATGAGATCAAGACAACACTgacagaggccaaaataaagttggtTAATGATGTTGCAGTGAATGTTCTGATATCAG AAGGACTGAAGATTGCCGGAGAAGAAGTAGGCTTCGAAGAAATGAGTCCAGCCATGGAAGTGCATGAAGCATAG